In Aspergillus fumigatus Af293 chromosome 4, whole genome shotgun sequence, one genomic interval encodes:
- the ytm1 gene encoding WD repeat WDR12/YTM1 family ribosome biogenesis protein — translation MNDGSNSDATATSSAAQRQVRVQLTSKQEDIALPDNTGPILVPTSLRRYALSTLVNKLLGNDKPIPFEFLINGTFLRTSIDEYLTANGISAETTLEIEYVRALIPPLHIASFQHDDWVSSTDVLSATSPAATWASATISQGQEKILSGSYDGLLRVWNMSSQIVATSPAAADGGHTASIKAAKFVTPNQIASAGLDRTVRLWKYAESDEGFSGTIAPQLELYGHKSGINSLAVHALSNRILSASSDNSVGFWSTKKSDAPAAPDDLLPSAASRSSKRRKLNSSVTVPQRGPLALLSSHTAPVSAAIFDAKDSTVGYSASWDHSMRTWDLVTSALVDTRTTSHSLLSLEHLPELNLLAAGTSARHITLIDPRASATTISAMTLRGHTNAVVSLARDPHSTYGLISGSHDGTCRIWDIRATKTDKDGAVGESVYSISRKSLEEQGRSDTKRVGGEGVKVFSVCWDKTVGIVSAGEDKRIQINRGEGVLSA, via the exons ATGAACGACGGCTCAAATTCTGATGCTACTGCAACCTCGTCTGCTGCCCAGCGACAGGTCCGCGTGCAGCTCACCAGCAAACAGGAAGATATTGCGCTGCCAGATAACACTGGACCCATCTTGGTTCCTACAA GTCTGCGACGATATGCGCTTTCGACACTGGTGAACAAACTCCTTGGTAACGACAAACCGATACCATTCGAGTTTCTGATCAACGGTACATTTCTGCGAACTTCGATCGATGAATATCTAACAGCCAATGGTATCTCTGCCGAGACGACTTTGGAGATTGAATATGTCAGAGCATTGATCCCCCCGCTGCACATCGCATCCTTCCAGCACGATGACTGGGTTAGCTCCACTGATGTGCTCTCTGCAACCTCTCCCGCTGCCACCTGGGCATCTGCGACAATctctcaaggtcaagagaAGATCCTTTCTGGCAGCTACGACGGCTTGCTTCGGGTATGGAACATGTCATCTCAGATTGTTGCGACTTCCCCGGCGGCCGCCGATGGGGGGCATACGGCATCCATCAAAGCGGCCAAATTCGTCACACCGAACCAGATCGCATCGGCGGGTCTTGATCGTACAGTGCGTCTATGGAAATATGCTGAGAGTGATGAAGGATTCTCGGGCACAATAGCTCCCCAGCTCGAGCTGTATGGGCACAAGTCTGGCATAAATTCTCTGGCCGTGCACGCGCTCTCGAACCGTATACTATCCGCCTCCTCAGATAATAGTGTCGGCTTCTGGTCGACGAAGAAATCGGACGCCCCCGCCGCGCCAGACGACCTGCTGCCATCGGCTGCATCAAGGAGCTCTAAGAGGAGAAAGCTGAACTCTTCTGTGACTGTTCCCCAGCGAGGGCCATTGGCACTCTTGTCCTCGCACACCGCACCCGTATCTGCTGCTATCTTCGATGCGAAGGACTCGACAGTTGGTTACTCGGCTTCTTGGGACCATTCAATGCGCACATGGGACCTTGTCACCTCTGCTCTGGTGGACACCCGGACGACGTCTCACTCGCTGCTTTCTCTTGAGCATCTCCCGGAGCTCAACCTGCTCGCTGCGGGAACATCCGCGCGCCACATTACTCTCATTGACCCCCGCGCATCAGCGACGACAATCTCTGCCATGACATTGCGGGGTCACACGAACGCCGTCGTCTCGTTGGCTCGAGACCCTCACAGTACATATGGTCTGATCAGTGGAAGCCACGACGGCACATGTCGCATCTGGGATATCCGTGCCACGAAAACCGATAAAGACGGTGCCGTTGGCGAGAGCGTCTACTCCATCTCACGGAAGAGTCTGGAGGAGCAAGGAAGGTCAGATACTAAGCGCGTTGGAGGCGAAGGTGTCAAGGTCTTCAGTGTTTGCTGGGACAAGACAGTTGGCATCGTTAGTGCGGGAGAGGATAAGAGAATTCAGATCAACCGGGGCGAAGGCGTATTGTCCGCATAA
- a CDS encoding mitochondrial 37S ribosomal protein uS13m → MDKRRNFQIHLLVSSEKCFCSVFILGVNFPERNLVKASASLSQRLRPPGHFSKSLETFFGVGPQVSARLLARFHIHPTCKVGELANKQVLDLTAALSDMKIENDLRRQILDDIKRLKESGSYRGRRHALGLPVRGQRTRTQAENAKLKADEISSSVCALSSLQNESHSV, encoded by the exons ATGGACAAGCGGCGTAATTTTCAAATCCATTTGCT AGTCAGCTCGGAGAAATGTTTTTGCAGC GTCTTCATTCTGGGTGTGAATTTTCCTGAGCGGAATCTCGTCAAGGCAAGCGCATCTCTGTCCCAAAGACTCAGACCACCCGGCCATTTCTCT AAATCCCTCGAGACGTTCTTCGGTGTTGGCCCCCAGGTTTCTGCACGTCTCCTCGCCCGCTTCCACATCCACCCCACATGTAAGGTTGGCGAGCTTGCGAACAAGCAGGTTCTGGACCTTACAGCTGCTTTATCCGACATGAAGATCGAGAATGATCTCCGGAGGCAGATTCTTGATGATATCAAGCGGCTGAAGGAGTCGGGTTCATACCGTGGCAGACGCCATGCGTTGGGATTGCCGGTTAGGGGACAGAGAACGAGGACACAG GCAGAGAATGCGAAACTAAAAGCAGATGAGATATCTTCTTCGGTATGTGCTCTTTCATCTCTCCAAAACGAATCTCATAGTGTCTAA